The Halomonas sp. KG2 genome contains a region encoding:
- a CDS encoding phage virion morphogenesis protein, producing MSDELQQLEQWITPLINKLSPKERRLLAREVARDLRLANRNRIKAQTNPDGTPFEPRTQLRGRSGAIRRKAMFSKISTAKYLRIKTNADAAEVGFLGQVARIARVHHYGLRDRVERGGPIHQYARRELIGITAADADHIGNSVLNHLTPPK from the coding sequence ATGAGCGACGAACTCCAGCAGCTAGAACAGTGGATCACGCCGCTCATCAACAAACTAAGCCCCAAAGAGCGCCGCTTATTAGCCCGCGAAGTCGCGCGGGATCTACGCCTAGCCAACCGCAACCGCATCAAGGCCCAAACCAACCCCGACGGCACGCCGTTTGAGCCACGCACCCAACTACGCGGGCGAAGCGGAGCTATCCGCCGAAAAGCCATGTTCAGCAAAATCAGCACCGCCAAATACCTACGCATCAAAACCAATGCAGACGCCGCCGAAGTCGGTTTCCTGGGGCAAGTAGCAAGAATTGCCCGCGTGCACCACTACGGGCTACGGGATCGCGTCGAACGCGGCGGCCCCATCCACCAATACGCCCGCCGCGAACTCATCGGCATCACTGCAGCCGATGCCGACCACATCGGCAACAGCGTGTTAAACCACCTAACACCCCCTAAATAA
- a CDS encoding phage tail protein produces the protein MIKLQSLRQHLLASVEELRRNPEQLHTFVNDGKIKFARGTNLSHEYRVDAQIIITDYSGSLDTVMIPLLQWLNTYQPDLVEDEAVQIEAEILNNTNWDLALTVRLTERVVAKVDCDTGSINAHHRMPEYPADACPAESWQLNIKHPGNDDYTLEAEWHSP, from the coding sequence ATGATCAAACTCCAATCCCTACGCCAACACCTGCTCGCCTCAGTTGAAGAGTTACGCCGTAACCCTGAACAGCTCCACACCTTCGTCAACGATGGCAAGATAAAATTCGCGCGCGGTACCAATCTCAGTCACGAATACCGCGTCGATGCACAAATCATCATCACCGACTACAGCGGATCACTCGATACCGTCATGATCCCGCTACTGCAGTGGCTCAATACCTACCAGCCCGATTTAGTCGAAGATGAAGCCGTCCAAATTGAAGCTGAGATCCTCAACAACACAAACTGGGATCTAGCGCTAACGGTGCGCCTAACAGAACGCGTCGTCGCAAAAGTCGATTGCGACACCGGCAGCATCAACGCCCACCACCGCATGCCCGAATACCCCGCCGATGCCTGCCCCGCTGAAAGCTGGCAACTCAACATCAAGCACCCAGGCAATGACGACTACACCCTCGAAGCCGAGTGGCATAGCCCATGA
- a CDS encoding N-acetylmuramoyl-L-alanine amidase, translated as MQALVKYAALQRLSLFFSAGHSDKDPGAAANGFTEAQVVLDFRDRLADYLREKVYFTKDGERGQNLPLTVASNRAAEHDIAVEFHCNAFTNPTATGVETLSAAHHYPIGNALCVAISKTLGIANRGAKGETSGQHSRLAFISRGKGIIVELFFLTNQNDLKSYIENIDACVEAVGDVLIEAVCVGKAA; from the coding sequence ATGCAAGCCCTCGTCAAATACGCCGCGCTGCAGCGGCTTTCGCTGTTTTTCTCAGCAGGTCACAGCGACAAAGACCCCGGCGCAGCAGCAAACGGATTCACAGAAGCCCAAGTGGTGCTAGATTTTCGCGACCGGCTAGCGGACTACCTGCGCGAAAAGGTCTACTTCACCAAAGACGGCGAACGCGGCCAAAACCTACCGCTCACTGTCGCCTCTAACCGCGCCGCCGAGCATGATATCGCCGTCGAATTTCACTGCAACGCATTCACCAACCCAACCGCCACTGGTGTCGAAACTTTAAGCGCCGCGCATCACTACCCCATTGGCAATGCTTTGTGTGTCGCTATTTCAAAGACACTAGGTATTGCCAATCGTGGCGCAAAAGGCGAAACCTCCGGCCAGCACAGCCGCCTAGCGTTCATCAGTCGCGGCAAAGGCATCATCGTCGAGCTGTTTTTCCTCACCAATCAAAACGACCTAAAAAGCTACATTGAAAACATCGACGCCTGCGTAGAGGCCGTTGGCGATGTGCTAATCGAAGCGGTATGCGTGGGTAAAGCAGCATGA
- a CDS encoding phage holin family protein, which yields MSITYIITITAALVVIARIITFRRAGRYRPGVSLLAWLIIVAMPVAAVYGPPLPELARWLIAIAMVALAVGVIRTGGNVAHLIPLRRQ from the coding sequence ATGAGCATCACCTACATCATCACCATCACCGCCGCGCTAGTTGTCATCGCCCGGATAATCACATTCCGCCGCGCTGGTCGCTACCGCCCAGGTGTATCACTGCTGGCATGGCTAATCATCGTCGCGATGCCGGTCGCCGCCGTATACGGCCCGCCGCTACCAGAGCTGGCACGCTGGCTAATCGCCATCGCTATGGTCGCCCTCGCCGTGGGTGTCATCCGCACCGGCGGCAACGTCGCACACCTAATCCCACTACGGAGGCAATAG
- a CDS encoding phage holin family protein: MAEPSTAAAAGAASLAALVIGMLPGIDANAVVGAFCGATLFVISAKELGIIERLVYLFISFWIGYLGGPATLGGLLEHTAVAAFIASAVSVTAGLRAIEGVKTLDLKKWLGGR; encoded by the coding sequence ATGGCCGAACCATCCACCGCCGCCGCCGCTGGTGCAGCATCGCTCGCCGCGCTGGTGATCGGCATGTTGCCCGGCATCGACGCCAACGCAGTCGTCGGTGCATTTTGCGGTGCCACGCTATTCGTCATCAGCGCGAAAGAACTCGGCATCATCGAGCGGCTTGTATATCTATTTATCTCGTTCTGGATCGGCTACCTCGGTGGCCCCGCCACCCTCGGCGGCTTGCTTGAGCACACCGCCGTGGCGGCATTCATCGCATCTGCCGTGTCTGTCACAGCTGGGTTAAGAGCAATCGAAGGAGTAAAAACGCTCGACCTAAAAAAATGGCTAGGGGGTCGCTAA
- a CDS encoding tail protein X — MKRVVRAHQGETLDALLYRVYGKTADITEQTLQLNPHLAEQEPVLREGTPVTLPPPPETRETKKPKIQLWS, encoded by the coding sequence ATGAAGCGAGTAGTACGCGCACACCAGGGCGAAACACTCGACGCCCTGCTCTACCGCGTATACGGCAAGACCGCCGATATCACTGAACAAACGCTACAGCTAAACCCGCACCTCGCCGAACAAGAGCCGGTGCTGAGAGAGGGAACCCCGGTCACGCTACCGCCACCACCGGAAACCCGCGAAACCAAGAAACCGAAAATTCAGCTATGGAGCTGA
- a CDS encoding head completion/stabilization protein produces the protein MIAHGTNPPSQPLETIANNGFWPQIDPNAFCEEERVHNVTPKRIQQALRAAIADVNRQLASYQAEQQESGRATIDDVPIEPWQTPGDLQLLYLRAVYAQAQADLLERYRDASATGEGDKLGEAKDLAADDYRADARWAIAELTGRNHTTVDLI, from the coding sequence ATGATCGCCCACGGCACAAACCCGCCAAGCCAGCCGCTAGAAACGATAGCCAACAACGGTTTTTGGCCCCAGATCGACCCCAACGCATTCTGCGAAGAAGAGCGCGTCCACAACGTCACGCCTAAGCGCATTCAACAAGCACTGCGTGCCGCAATCGCAGACGTAAACCGCCAACTAGCCAGCTATCAAGCCGAACAGCAGGAAAGCGGCCGCGCCACGATTGATGACGTACCTATCGAGCCATGGCAAACCCCCGGCGACCTGCAATTGCTCTACCTGCGCGCCGTCTACGCCCAAGCCCAAGCGGATCTCTTAGAGCGCTACCGCGACGCATCCGCCACCGGCGAAGGCGACAAACTCGGCGAAGCCAAAGACCTAGCGGCGGATGACTACCGCGCCGACGCCCGCTGGGCAATAGCCGAACTCACCGGACGCAACCACACCACGGTCGACCTGATATGA
- the gpM gene encoding phage terminase small subunit, whose product MKSPARKHFEQVSAAKAAGAATPGQQQGGEQYELHARALYEARRTLKAIRSIEAKIEKKREFLPEFMPYINGVLSEGKGAKDDVLMTLMVWCIDVGDYEKAMEIGAYAVKHGLETPDQYERDTVSILAEEIADGVKASLEKEGADYDALANVMARCIAIVGDADMHDEIKAKVHKSYGYALRAAEDVEGALAQLKRALELNDKIGVKQDIKQLESLIKKQGEQATA is encoded by the coding sequence ATGAAAAGCCCAGCTCGTAAACACTTCGAACAAGTATCCGCCGCGAAAGCGGCGGGCGCTGCAACGCCCGGTCAACAGCAAGGCGGCGAGCAATACGAACTCCACGCCCGCGCACTCTATGAGGCCCGCCGAACGTTAAAAGCAATCCGGTCGATTGAAGCCAAGATCGAGAAAAAGCGCGAATTTCTGCCCGAGTTCATGCCCTACATCAACGGCGTACTAAGCGAAGGCAAAGGCGCAAAAGACGACGTACTCATGACCTTAATGGTCTGGTGTATCGACGTCGGAGATTACGAAAAAGCCATGGAAATTGGAGCCTACGCCGTGAAGCACGGACTAGAAACGCCCGACCAATACGAGCGCGACACCGTCAGCATTCTCGCCGAAGAAATCGCCGACGGCGTCAAAGCATCGCTTGAAAAAGAAGGCGCCGATTACGACGCCCTAGCCAACGTCATGGCCCGCTGCATCGCCATCGTCGGTGATGCCGATATGCACGATGAGATCAAAGCCAAAGTGCACAAATCATACGGCTATGCACTCCGCGCCGCCGAAGATGTCGAGGGCGCATTGGCCCAGCTCAAGCGCGCCTTAGAGCTAAACGACAAAATCGGCGTTAAGCAAGACATCAAGCAGCTAGAAAGCCTCATCAAAAAACAGGGCGAACAGGCCACCGCCTGA
- a CDS encoding phage major capsid protein, P2 family: MRNDTRKAFNRFKTKLATLNGVENTSEQFNVTPSVQQTLENRMQDSSEFLSSINMVGVDEIKGQKVGLGVSGPIAGRTNVDQNERATRDVTELSDNSYECVSTEFDTHIRWAQLDAWARFPDFQARIRNAILQRQALDRIMIGFNGTAAAAETDRAANPLLQDVNKGWLQKYRERAPARVLTGGAAPGSVTVGADADYENLDALVFDAVNEMIDPWYREDTALVAIMGRKMLADKYFPLIQQNAEKPTEARALDLIISQKRVGGLQAVRAPFVPDGSILITSLANLSLYWQLGSRRRYVMDNPKRNRIENYESSNDDYVVEDYGFGCLVENIEFAE, translated from the coding sequence ATGCGCAACGATACACGTAAAGCCTTTAACCGATTCAAAACGAAGCTCGCGACCCTAAACGGCGTTGAGAACACCAGCGAGCAATTCAACGTCACGCCCAGCGTTCAGCAAACGCTAGAAAACCGCATGCAGGACTCAAGCGAATTCCTGTCCAGCATCAACATGGTTGGCGTAGATGAGATCAAAGGCCAAAAAGTTGGCCTGGGTGTGTCTGGCCCTATCGCCGGTCGAACCAACGTAGACCAGAACGAGCGCGCCACACGCGACGTTACCGAGCTAAGCGACAACAGCTATGAATGTGTAAGCACCGAATTTGATACCCATATTCGGTGGGCACAGTTAGACGCGTGGGCACGCTTCCCAGATTTTCAGGCCCGTATCCGTAATGCAATCCTGCAGCGTCAAGCGCTCGACCGCATCATGATCGGCTTTAACGGCACCGCTGCCGCCGCAGAGACTGACCGCGCCGCCAATCCGTTGCTGCAGGACGTTAACAAAGGCTGGCTGCAAAAGTACCGTGAACGCGCACCCGCCCGAGTGCTGACTGGCGGCGCAGCACCAGGAAGCGTAACGGTTGGTGCAGATGCTGATTATGAGAACCTTGATGCACTGGTGTTCGATGCGGTCAACGAAATGATCGACCCCTGGTACCGGGAAGACACCGCCCTGGTGGCCATCATGGGTCGCAAAATGTTGGCAGATAAATATTTTCCGTTGATCCAGCAAAACGCAGAAAAGCCAACCGAAGCCCGCGCCTTGGATCTAATCATTAGCCAAAAGCGCGTCGGTGGCTTGCAAGCAGTGCGCGCCCCATTCGTGCCAGATGGCTCCATCCTAATCACCTCGCTGGCCAACTTGTCTCTGTACTGGCAACTAGGAAGCCGCCGCCGCTACGTGATGGATAACCCGAAGCGCAACCGTATCGAAAACTACGAAAGCTCCAACGACGACTACGTCGTTGAAGACTACGGGTTTGGATGCCTCGTAGAAAACATCGAATTCGCTGAATAA
- a CDS encoding GPO family capsid scaffolding protein: protein MAGKTKKFRVATEGATTDGREIQREWIQQMADNYDPKKYGARVWVEHIRGIGPDSAFGAMGDVISLEAKEVEDGKLALFAEIDPTDELKAMNKKRQKVYSSIEINHKFGDTDQAYLEGLAVTDSPASLGTEMMKFSREAGDKSPLASRKQNPENLFTEAVAVDFDFEEEEAPKPSIGEFVKNLFNRQDAKNNKGFEAFGADIKNAFEEFAKQHDAMHAELEKRPTAEQFSALQTEHAELKKRFEELFTKLDNEPDTTRRAPATGGGDVEETDC, encoded by the coding sequence ATGGCTGGAAAAACTAAAAAATTCCGCGTTGCTACAGAAGGCGCAACCACAGACGGCCGCGAGATCCAGCGCGAATGGATTCAGCAGATGGCCGACAACTACGACCCAAAAAAATACGGCGCCCGCGTCTGGGTCGAGCATATCCGTGGCATTGGCCCCGATAGCGCTTTCGGGGCAATGGGCGACGTCATCTCGCTAGAAGCCAAAGAAGTGGAGGACGGCAAGCTGGCTCTGTTCGCCGAAATAGACCCAACCGACGAACTCAAGGCGATGAATAAAAAGCGCCAAAAGGTCTACAGCTCAATCGAAATCAATCACAAATTTGGCGACACAGATCAAGCATACCTAGAAGGCCTGGCAGTTACCGACAGTCCCGCCAGTCTGGGTACTGAAATGATGAAGTTCAGTCGAGAAGCGGGCGACAAGTCACCGCTGGCCAGCCGCAAGCAAAATCCTGAAAACCTCTTCACTGAGGCTGTGGCAGTCGACTTCGATTTTGAAGAAGAGGAAGCACCCAAGCCCAGCATTGGCGAGTTCGTGAAAAACCTGTTCAACCGTCAAGACGCCAAAAACAACAAAGGCTTTGAGGCGTTTGGAGCAGACATCAAAAACGCGTTTGAAGAGTTCGCCAAGCAACACGACGCAATGCATGCCGAGCTAGAAAAACGCCCCACCGCCGAGCAATTCAGCGCGCTGCAAACCGAACACGCCGAACTGAAAAAGCGCTTCGAAGAGCTATTCACCAAGCTCGATAACGAACCAGACACCACGCGACGCGCCCCCGCCACCGGTGGCGGTGATGTTGAAGAGACCGACTGCTAG
- a CDS encoding terminase family protein — MTTTALELTESPRMAARHLYWQGWRVSHISKLIGEKPATIHSWKARDRWDDLTPTERVEHSLEARMVQLITKPVKEPVDYKEIDLLGRQIERLARIRRYSETGSEADLNPNIEARNAGPKKKPRRNALDDEQIEALEADFEASLFKYQHVWLEAGQKHRIRNILKSRQIGATWFFAREAIVDAFKTGRNKIFLSASRAQAHIFRHYIVQFVKQVCDVELKGDPIVLDNGAQLHFLGTNGKTAQGYHGDVYLDEYFWIHGFEQFRKVASAMATHKQWKQTYFSTPSSIAHEAHPFWTGERVNKRRKKAERVDIDTSHKALKDGAFCGDRQWKQIVTVYDAEEGGADFFDIDDLKFEYSQDEFENLFLCEFVDDSQSAFPLTVIRGCMVDSWEVWDDYHPFAPRPVGDREVWIGYDPTGQGEDGDGAGLVVVLPARTREEKHRVLERHRLKGQDYEDQAAFIESFRDKYNIGHIGIDTTGIGGAVAEHVEKWFPTVIRYRYDVALKTQMVLQAQQIIRKERLEFDAGWSDLAASFMSIKKELTKGGQQFTYKSGRNKATGHADLAWATMHALQFEPIDGPAEEGTGKSLMEMYE; from the coding sequence ATGACGACGACAGCCCTAGAACTCACAGAATCCCCACGCATGGCCGCCCGCCACCTCTATTGGCAGGGGTGGCGGGTATCCCATATTTCAAAGCTGATTGGCGAGAAGCCCGCCACAATTCACAGCTGGAAGGCGCGCGACCGTTGGGATGATCTAACCCCCACCGAGCGGGTAGAGCACTCGCTTGAAGCGCGGATGGTTCAGCTCATCACAAAGCCGGTCAAAGAGCCTGTTGATTACAAAGAAATTGACCTGCTAGGTAGGCAGATAGAAAGGCTGGCCAGGATTCGCCGCTATAGCGAAACGGGCAGTGAGGCGGATCTAAACCCTAACATCGAGGCACGCAACGCGGGGCCAAAGAAGAAGCCCCGGCGCAATGCACTGGATGATGAGCAGATTGAGGCGCTGGAAGCTGATTTCGAAGCGTCGCTTTTCAAATATCAGCATGTCTGGCTTGAAGCAGGGCAGAAGCACCGCATTCGCAATATTCTTAAAAGCCGCCAGATTGGAGCCACTTGGTTCTTCGCCCGCGAGGCAATCGTCGATGCGTTTAAAACCGGGCGCAATAAGATCTTCCTTTCTGCATCGAGAGCCCAGGCGCACATTTTCCGCCATTACATCGTTCAGTTTGTTAAGCAAGTGTGTGATGTCGAGTTAAAAGGCGATCCCATCGTGCTGGATAACGGTGCACAACTTCATTTCTTAGGCACTAACGGAAAAACCGCGCAAGGCTATCACGGCGACGTTTATCTCGATGAATACTTTTGGATTCACGGTTTTGAGCAGTTCCGCAAAGTCGCCTCAGCTATGGCCACGCATAAGCAGTGGAAACAAACCTACTTTTCCACTCCCTCTTCAATTGCCCACGAAGCGCACCCCTTTTGGACTGGTGAGAGAGTCAATAAACGCCGTAAAAAGGCCGAGCGTGTTGATATTGACACTAGCCATAAGGCGCTTAAAGACGGTGCATTCTGTGGTGACCGTCAGTGGAAGCAAATCGTCACCGTTTACGACGCGGAAGAGGGAGGCGCGGACTTCTTTGATATTGATGATCTGAAGTTTGAATACAGTCAAGACGAGTTCGAAAACCTGTTTTTATGCGAATTTGTCGATGATAGCCAAAGTGCCTTCCCGTTGACGGTTATCAGGGGTTGCATGGTCGATAGCTGGGAGGTTTGGGACGACTACCACCCGTTTGCACCTCGCCCCGTTGGTGATCGAGAGGTGTGGATCGGTTACGACCCGACAGGCCAAGGCGAGGATGGTGACGGCGCTGGGCTGGTGGTGGTTCTTCCCGCGCGAACCCGCGAGGAAAAGCACCGGGTATTGGAGCGTCACCGGCTCAAGGGGCAGGACTACGAAGACCAAGCCGCGTTTATCGAATCGTTCCGCGACAAATACAACATTGGGCATATTGGCATTGATACCACCGGCATTGGTGGGGCAGTGGCCGAGCATGTCGAGAAGTGGTTCCCCACTGTTATCCGGTACCGGTATGACGTCGCCCTGAAGACTCAAATGGTGCTGCAGGCTCAGCAGATCATCCGCAAAGAGCGACTGGAATTCGACGCGGGATGGTCGGATCTCGCCGCTTCGTTTATGTCGATCAAGAAAGAGCTAACCAAAGGCGGGCAGCAATTCACTTATAAGAGCGGGCGCAACAAGGCAACCGGCCACGCTGATTTGGCGTGGGCGACTATGCACGCGCTGCAGTTTGAGCCCATCGACGGCCCCGCCGAAGAGGGCACCGGTAAATCACTAATGGAGATGTACGAATGA
- a CDS encoding phage portal protein encodes MTTTAAAKPRHRVYAYETDKAAPAVAADSGRMEAFTFGDPEPVTSMRDVWYEGVWLTPDEWYEPPIPLSILAKSYRATPHHGSAMQVKRNILLKTFIPHPMLSRRDFSALALDYLVFGNGYLEEIKGRLGRRLGLKHRAAKYMRRGDDDRYWWNPNYMERVELPKGRTIHLLEPDIDQSIYGVPDYIGSLQSAWLNENATLFRRRYYLNGSHAGFIMYVNDPAHDQKDIDDMRKALKESKGPGNFRNLFLYSPRGKKDGVQIIPVSEVAAKDEFASIKNITRDDQLAGHRTPPQLMGIIPQNTGGFGDIEKAARVYVANELEPLQATMREVNEHVGEEVVRFEPYRLDDPDAE; translated from the coding sequence ATGACAACTACCGCTGCGGCAAAGCCGCGCCATCGCGTGTATGCCTATGAGACTGACAAGGCCGCCCCAGCGGTGGCCGCCGACAGCGGGAGAATGGAGGCATTTACGTTTGGCGACCCCGAACCTGTCACTTCAATGCGTGATGTTTGGTATGAGGGTGTTTGGTTAACGCCGGATGAGTGGTATGAGCCGCCGATACCTTTGAGCATTCTGGCTAAGAGTTACCGCGCGACCCCACACCATGGTAGTGCCATGCAAGTTAAGCGCAACATCCTGCTAAAGACCTTTATTCCCCACCCCATGCTAAGCCGCCGAGATTTCAGTGCGCTGGCATTAGACTATCTGGTTTTTGGCAACGGCTATCTCGAAGAGATTAAGGGTCGGCTAGGTCGTCGGCTAGGCCTGAAGCATCGCGCCGCTAAATATATGCGCCGGGGCGATGATGACCGCTACTGGTGGAACCCGAACTACATGGAGCGCGTGGAATTGCCCAAGGGACGGACGATCCATTTACTTGAGCCCGATATTGACCAGAGTATCTATGGGGTGCCGGACTATATTGGTAGCCTTCAATCAGCATGGCTGAATGAGAACGCTACGCTGTTCCGCCGTCGCTACTATCTCAATGGCTCACACGCGGGTTTTATCATGTACGTGAATGACCCAGCGCATGATCAAAAAGACATCGATGATATGCGTAAGGCGCTGAAAGAGAGCAAAGGTCCGGGTAATTTTCGAAACCTGTTTCTCTACTCACCAAGGGGTAAGAAGGACGGCGTGCAGATTATCCCGGTCAGTGAAGTGGCTGCGAAGGATGAGTTTGCTTCCATCAAGAACATCACACGTGATGATCAGCTGGCTGGCCACCGCACACCGCCTCAACTGATGGGCATCATCCCCCAGAATACTGGCGGGTTTGGTGATATCGAAAAAGCGGCGCGGGTATACGTTGCTAACGAGTTGGAACCGCTACAGGCAACTATGCGAGAGGTCAACGAGCACGTTGGTGAAGAGGTGGTGAGGTTTGAACCTTACCGGCTTGATGATCCCGACGCAGAGTAA
- the ispB gene encoding octaprenyl diphosphate synthase, whose amino-acid sequence MTANVSQTPPASPTPSPLHAVVADDFDAVNRTIVAQLNSKVPLVETIGQYIIESGGKRLRPLLVLLAARALDYEGDKHITLATLIEFMHTSTLLHDDVVDESHMRRGKKTANDAWGNAPSVLVGDFLYSRSFQMMVDVGSMRIMAILSGATCVIAEGEVLQLTNIGNPSISEADYFETIQGKTAMLFEAASHSGAVLADATPEQECALQYYGRYLGLAFQLIDDLLDYQGDAEAMGKNVGDDLAEGKPTLPLIHAMERGTPEQAKLIRQVIRKGGLEQLDEVLEIINVTGALEYTRARAVEMADKALAELDALPPSPYRDSMANIARLAVDRKA is encoded by the coding sequence ATGACAGCCAACGTCTCTCAAACCCCGCCTGCCAGCCCAACGCCTTCACCGCTGCACGCCGTGGTGGCCGATGACTTTGACGCCGTAAACCGGACCATTGTCGCGCAGCTGAATTCCAAGGTGCCGCTGGTAGAAACCATCGGCCAATATATTATTGAAAGCGGCGGCAAGCGCCTGCGCCCGTTACTCGTGCTGCTGGCTGCCCGAGCACTGGACTATGAGGGCGACAAACACATCACCCTGGCCACGCTGATCGAATTTATGCACACCTCCACGCTGCTGCACGACGATGTGGTCGATGAATCGCACATGCGGCGTGGCAAAAAAACCGCCAACGATGCCTGGGGCAATGCGCCATCCGTACTAGTGGGTGACTTCCTCTATTCGCGCTCGTTTCAAATGATGGTGGACGTAGGATCGATGCGCATTATGGCGATTCTGTCCGGCGCGACCTGCGTGATTGCCGAAGGCGAAGTACTGCAGCTCACCAATATCGGTAACCCCAGCATTTCTGAAGCGGATTACTTTGAAACCATTCAAGGCAAAACAGCGATGCTGTTTGAAGCCGCCTCCCACAGCGGTGCTGTGCTTGCCGACGCCACACCGGAGCAAGAGTGTGCCCTGCAGTACTACGGCCGCTATTTAGGCCTGGCTTTCCAGCTCATCGACGACCTGTTGGATTACCAAGGCGATGCCGAAGCCATGGGCAAAAATGTCGGCGACGACCTAGCAGAAGGCAAACCGACCCTACCGCTCATTCATGCTATGGAACGCGGCACACCGGAACAGGCGAAGCTAATCCGCCAAGTGATTCGCAAGGGCGGGCTGGAACAGCTCGACGAGGTGCTTGAGATCATCAATGTAACTGGCGCACTGGAATACACCCGCGCACGGGCCGTTGAGATGGCCGATAAAGCCCTGGCCGAACTCGATGCTCTGCCACCCAGCCCCTATCGAGATAGCATGGCTAACATCGCTCGGTTAGCGGTTGATCGCAAAGCATAA
- the rplU gene encoding 50S ribosomal protein L21: MYAVIKSGGKQYRVQEGQTLKLEKIEVATGETIEFDEVLLVADGDDVNVGAPLVSGAKVSAEIVSHGRGDKVTIIKFRRRKHSMKRQGHRQWFTEVKITGISA; the protein is encoded by the coding sequence ATGTACGCAGTTATTAAAAGCGGTGGCAAACAGTACCGCGTTCAAGAAGGTCAAACCCTCAAGCTCGAAAAAATCGAAGTCGCTACCGGCGAAACGATTGAGTTTGATGAAGTGCTGTTGGTTGCAGACGGCGATGACGTCAACGTTGGCGCGCCTTTAGTAAGCGGTGCCAAAGTGTCCGCTGAAATCGTTTCCCACGGCCGTGGCGATAAAGTAACGATCATCAAGTTCCGTCGCCGGAAGCACAGCATGAAGCGTCAGGGCCACCGTCAGTGGTTCACTGAAGTCAAAATTACCGGAATTTCTGCGTAA
- the rpmA gene encoding 50S ribosomal protein L27, with amino-acid sequence MAHKKAAGSTRNGRDSESKRLGVKLFGGQAASAGSIIVRQRGTRFHAGTGVGLGRDHTLFALNDGFVKFETKGPNNRKFVSIVSA; translated from the coding sequence ATGGCACATAAAAAGGCAGCCGGCTCCACGCGTAACGGTCGCGATTCCGAGTCCAAACGCTTAGGTGTGAAACTCTTCGGTGGCCAAGCAGCCAGCGCGGGTAGCATCATCGTTCGTCAGCGTGGCACTCGTTTCCACGCAGGCACTGGCGTTGGCCTGGGCCGTGATCACACGCTGTTCGCTTTGAACGACGGCTTCGTGAAGTTCGAGACCAAAGGTCCGAACAACCGTAAATTCGTTAGCATCGTTTCTGCCTAA